The Halorussus gelatinilyticus genome contains the following window.
GAACATCGTCCTCGTGGACACCGAGGGCACGGGCCACGAAGCGGACGCGTTCCTCGACTCGTGCGAGGAGATGGACGTGCTGGGGACCCAGTTCGACACGCACGTCGCGCGGTTCTGCACGCACTGGGACGCGGACCGCGACGACGTTGAGACGGCGGCCGAGCGCGTCGGCCAAGCGGTCGAAAATCTGGACTGAGCGCGGTGCGAGGTCGCTCTCCGTCCTCGCGGCAACGATTATCGACGGCCGTTCTGGACGCCCTCGCGGAATCCGGTGACGGTTCGCCGGAGGAACAGGTACATGTAGAGGACGAACCCGAGCAGGATGACGAGGAAGCCGACGACGAGTGGATTATTAAAGATGAAACTGAGGTCCATGTCTGAGACATTCGGTCGCGGCCTCAAATTCGTTTCGACGTTCCCTACTCTCGCAGGGAACAAAGTTCTTGAGACGGGGGTGTCAACTGCGACCTATGGCTGACCTGCTGCCCTCCACCTCGGACGCGACCGCCCCCCAATCCGCCGAACCGCGGGTCATCGGCGTCGATAGCGACGACGCCGAGGAGTTGCTCGGCGCGCTCTCCTCGGGGACCGCACGAGAACTGCTGGCCGCCCTCCACGAGGACCCCGCGACGCCCTCGGACCTCGCCGAGACCATCGACACGTCGCTCCAGAACGCCCAGTACCACCTCAAGAAACTGGAGAACGCGGACGTGATTCAGGTCGTGGACACCGTCTACTCGGAGAAGGGCCGCGAGATGAAGGTGTACGCGCCCGCCGACCAACCACTGGTCGTCTTCGCGGGCGACGAGGAGAAGACGACCGGACTGAAGTCCGCGCTCTCGCGCTTGCTCGGCGCGTTCGGCGCGCTCGGCCTCCTCAGCGTCGCCATACAGGAGTTCTACGGCGACGGCGTCGGCGCGCTGCTGGGCGGCACGGGCGGCGACGCGATGTCCGAGACGGGCGGCGGAGGCGGCGGTGGGATGACGGTCCAGTCCACCGACACCGCCGGGCAGGCCGCCGACGCCGCGGCGAACGCCCTCCCGCCGGGACTGGTCTTCTTCGCCGGGGGCGCGCTGGTCCTCGCGCTCGGGTTCGCGTGGTGGTACTACTCGAACAGCGGCGAGTAAGTCGCTCTCCGGGCTGAATTGCCGGAAATAGCCGATAACTAAAACGCGCATTTGAGCTTACACGAAGTATTTGGTAAACCGGAGTGTAGGGAGAAGTGTACCGCCCCGCTTCGGCCCTCCACCATCGCGGGAGTCCGCGTCCCTGTGCCCCGTGGGTTCCCGCCCCCGACTGCGCTCCACCGACTCCGTTACGGACTCCGGTTCCCTCCACGGTTCCGGTGTGCTCCGCGGTACCCCTGCCCGGTCCCGGTACCCCTGCCCGGTCCCCGATGCCCTCTACGGTCCCCGGTGCCCTCTACTGCCCGCGGTGCGCCGCCGCATCGCGGTCCGCCGGTGCCTTCCATCACGCCCTCCACCGCCACCGAATCGCCGCGGAGGACGGGCGGGGCGGTCGTCCGATACCTCGCCTTCTTACTCGATTTCGAACGTCTCCACGACAGAGCCGTCTCGGTGTCGAATCTCGCCGACGAGCCTCGCGTCGGTTCGCTCCTCGCCGTCCGCTACCCGGAGTTCCGCGTGGGTCGGAGTCCCGCCGCGCGGGTCGGCGTGACTGCCGGGATTGAGCAGGAGGACGTCCTCGGCGTCGGTGGCCGCGTGACGGTGCGAGTGGCCGAACACCACCGCGTCGGCGGCCTGCTGGCGGCCCAGTAGCGAGAGACCGGTCGCGCCCCGGTCGTCGCCGTGGGTCAGGACGAACCTGACGCCCTCGATTTCGAAGGTGCGCTCGGGCGGGAGTCGGTCGCGGACCTCGGGCGTGGCGTTGTTGCCGTAGACGGCGTAGAGTCGGTCCGCGACCGCCTCGAAGGCGTCGAGCGCGGCCGCGTTCACGAAGTCCCCGGCGTGGACGACCGCGTCGCTCTCCTCGACCGCTCGCTTCGCGCGGCCTTCGAGTTCGTTGCCCGACCGACTGTGAGTGTCCGAGAGGACGGTAATCATGACTCGACGTAGGAGCGGCGGGTTCCTGAGCGTTTCCGTCCGGGTTGCAATCACTTTCTTGTCCGGCGAGAGAGAAGGCTACGCCAATGGCCGAAAGCAAATCCGTCGTTATCGCCGCGCTCATCGCCAACGGGGTGATAGCCGTGCTGAAGTTCCTCGGCTTCCTGCTGACCGGGAGCGCGGCGATGCTCTCGGAGACGTACCACTCCATCTCGGACACCGGCAATCAGGTGTTCCTACTCATCGGTATCCGATACAGCAGCAAGGAGGCGAGTCGGGCCCACCCGTTCGGCTACGGGAAGGCGCAGTTCTTCTACAGCTTTCTGGTGAGCGTCCTGCTGTTCGGCATCGCCGGGTGGGAGTCGGCCAAGCACGGGTACGACGCCATCATGCATCCCCACGTCCCCGAACAGGGCGCGGCCACGTTACTCGGATACACGTTCCCCGGCGTCTGGGTCAACTACGGCGTGCTCATCGCGGCGATTCTGTTCGAGGGCTGGGCGTTGAAGAAGGCGTACGCCGGCATGAAGAAGGACATCGAGCAGCACGACTGGAGCGGTCTGGTGGAGGCGTTCAAGAAGACCACCAACGTGACGACGCTGACCGCGTTCACCGAGGACACCATCGCGCTCGCCGGCGCGGGCATCGCGCTGGTGGGAATCTACCTCTCCAGAGTCACCGGGAACCCGATTTACGACGCGGTGTCCGCGCTGCTCATCGGAATCATGCTGATGGGATTCGCGGTGGCGCTCGCGTGGGAGAACAAGCGCCTCCTGCTAGGCGAGAGTCTGCCGGAGTCCGAGGAGGAGCGACTCCGGAGCGTCATCGAGGGATGGGACGGCGTGGTGAACATCGTGGACTTCCGGACCGTGGTCTTCGGGCCGGAGGACGCGATTCTCACCGCCGACATCGCCTTCGAGAAGGGCATCGCTACGGCCGAGATGGACCAGAAAATCACCGACCTGGAGGACGCGCTGATGGAGCAGAACGGGAGCGTGTCGAAAGTGTACATCGAACCCGAGACGCGGTGGCGGAGTCAGCAGGAGGCGGCGGAGTAGTTGCGCGTCGTCGGGCAGTAGCACGTTCCGTCAACTGATGCGACACTTCCGCCCGCAAGCGAGAGTTTAAACCCGAAGCCGAGCAAACGACTCCCGTGGCAGAGACGAACGGGTACATGCGCTTTTTCCCCTACGAGGAGCCGTACGACAACCAGCGGGAGGCGATGGACCGCATCTACAACGCCTTCTCGCGCGGACAGGACGTGCTGTTCGAGGGGGCCTGCGGGACGGGCAAGACGCTCTCGTCGCTCGTGCCCGCGCTGGAGTACGCCCGCGAGGAGGACAAGACGGTCGTCATCACGACTAACGTCCACCAGCAGATGCGCCAGTTCGTGGCGGACGCGCGGGCGATTACGGAGGAGGAGTCGATTCGAGCGGTCGTGTTTCGGGGGAAGGGGTCGATGTGCCACATCGACGTGGGTTTCGAGGAGTGTCAGGTCCTGCGGGACAACACCTACGAGGTCGTGGACGCCGAGAGCGACTTGGCGGAGT
Protein-coding sequences here:
- a CDS encoding ArsR/SmtB family transcription factor encodes the protein MADLLPSTSDATAPQSAEPRVIGVDSDDAEELLGALSSGTARELLAALHEDPATPSDLAETIDTSLQNAQYHLKKLENADVIQVVDTVYSEKGREMKVYAPADQPLVVFAGDEEKTTGLKSALSRLLGAFGALGLLSVAIQEFYGDGVGALLGGTGGDAMSETGGGGGGGMTVQSTDTAGQAADAAANALPPGLVFFAGGALVLALGFAWWYYSNSGE
- a CDS encoding cation diffusion facilitator family transporter; protein product: MAESKSVVIAALIANGVIAVLKFLGFLLTGSAAMLSETYHSISDTGNQVFLLIGIRYSSKEASRAHPFGYGKAQFFYSFLVSVLLFGIAGWESAKHGYDAIMHPHVPEQGAATLLGYTFPGVWVNYGVLIAAILFEGWALKKAYAGMKKDIEQHDWSGLVEAFKKTTNVTTLTAFTEDTIALAGAGIALVGIYLSRVTGNPIYDAVSALLIGIMLMGFAVALAWENKRLLLGESLPESEEERLRSVIEGWDGVVNIVDFRTVVFGPEDAILTADIAFEKGIATAEMDQKITDLEDALMEQNGSVSKVYIEPETRWRSQQEAAE
- a CDS encoding DUF7859 family protein, which gives rise to MDLSFIFNNPLVVGFLVILLGFVLYMYLFLRRTVTGFREGVQNGRR
- a CDS encoding metallophosphoesterase, producing MITVLSDTHSRSGNELEGRAKRAVEESDAVVHAGDFVNAAALDAFEAVADRLYAVYGNNATPEVRDRLPPERTFEIEGVRFVLTHGDDRGATGLSLLGRQQAADAVVFGHSHRHAATDAEDVLLLNPGSHADPRGGTPTHAELRVADGEERTDARLVGEIRHRDGSVVETFEIE